The Caballeronia sp. Lep1P3 genome window below encodes:
- a CDS encoding rubredoxin, translating to MEYRSWMCLICGWIYDEEAGLPEEGIAPGTRWEDVPINWTCPECGARKEDFEMVQI from the coding sequence ATGGAATACAGAAGCTGGATGTGCCTGATCTGCGGCTGGATCTACGACGAGGAGGCGGGTTTGCCCGAAGAGGGCATCGCGCCGGGCACCCGCTGGGAAGACGTTCCGATCAACTGGACTTGTCCCGAATGCGGAGCCCGCAAGGAAGATTTCGAGATGGTCCAGATCTGA
- the groES gene encoding co-chaperone GroES: MNLRPLHDRVIVKRLDQETKTASGIVIPEAAAEKPDQGEVLAVGPGKRDDKGTQNALDVKVGDRVLFGKYAGQTVKVDGQELLVMREEDIMAVLVNK; the protein is encoded by the coding sequence ATGAACCTTCGTCCTTTGCACGATCGCGTCATCGTCAAACGTCTGGACCAGGAAACCAAGACCGCATCGGGCATCGTGATCCCGGAAGCAGCGGCAGAGAAGCCGGATCAAGGCGAAGTCCTGGCCGTCGGCCCGGGCAAGCGCGATGACAAGGGCACGCAGAACGCCCTCGACGTGAAGGTGGGCGACCGCGTGCTCTTCGGCAAATACGCCGGCCAGACCGTCAAGGTCGACGGGCAGGAACTGCTCGTCATGCGCGAAGAAGACATCATGGCCGTCCTGGTCAACAAGTAA
- the groL gene encoding chaperonin GroEL (60 kDa chaperone family; promotes refolding of misfolded polypeptides especially under stressful conditions; forms two stacked rings of heptamers to form a barrel-shaped 14mer; ends can be capped by GroES; misfolded proteins enter the barrel where they are refolded when GroES binds) gives MAAKEVTFGDSARAKMVEGVNILANAVKVTLGPKGRNVVLERSFGGPTVTKDGVSVAKEIELKDKLQNMGAQMVKEVASKTSDNAGDGTTTATVLAQSIVREGMKYVASGMNPMDLKRGIDKAVAAAIEELRKISKPCTTNKEIAQVGSISANSDTSIGERIAEAMDKVGKEGVITVEDGKSLQDELDVVEGMQFDRGYLSPYFINNPDKQVAVLENPFVLLHDKKVSNIRDLLPVLEQVAKAGRPLLIIAEDVEGEALATLVVNNIRGILKTVAVKAPGFGDRRKAMLEDIAILTGGQVIAEETGLTLEKATLNELGQAKRIEVGKENTTIIDGAGEAVNIEARVKQVRKQIEEATSDYDREKLQERVAKLAGGVAVIKVGAATEVEMKEKKARVEDALHATRAAVEEGIVAGGGVALIRARRAIDGLKGANPDQDAGIKIVLRAMEEPLRQIVTNGGEEASVVVAAVAQGSGNYGYNAATGEYGDLVEAGVVDPTKVTRTALQNAASVAGLLLTTDAAVAELPKEDAPMPGGMPGGMGGMGMDM, from the coding sequence ATGGCAGCTAAAGAAGTTACTTTTGGCGATTCCGCACGCGCCAAGATGGTCGAAGGCGTGAACATCCTGGCCAACGCGGTCAAGGTCACGCTGGGTCCGAAGGGCCGCAATGTCGTGCTCGAGCGTTCGTTCGGCGGCCCGACGGTCACGAAGGACGGTGTTTCGGTCGCGAAGGAAATCGAGCTGAAGGACAAGCTCCAGAACATGGGCGCGCAAATGGTCAAGGAAGTCGCTTCCAAGACCAGCGACAACGCCGGCGACGGCACGACGACCGCTACGGTCCTCGCGCAATCCATCGTTCGCGAAGGCATGAAGTACGTCGCATCGGGCATGAACCCGATGGACCTGAAGCGCGGTATCGACAAGGCGGTTGCCGCCGCAATCGAAGAACTGCGCAAGATCAGCAAGCCCTGCACGACGAACAAGGAAATCGCGCAAGTCGGCTCGATCTCGGCGAACAGCGACACGTCGATCGGCGAGCGCATCGCTGAAGCGATGGACAAGGTCGGCAAGGAAGGCGTCATCACCGTCGAAGACGGCAAGTCGCTGCAAGACGAGCTCGACGTCGTCGAAGGCATGCAGTTCGACCGCGGCTACCTGTCGCCGTATTTCATCAACAACCCGGACAAGCAAGTCGCCGTTCTGGAAAACCCGTTCGTGCTGCTGCACGACAAGAAGGTTTCCAACATCCGCGATCTGCTGCCGGTGCTGGAACAAGTCGCGAAGGCTGGCCGTCCGCTCCTGATCATCGCTGAAGACGTCGAAGGCGAAGCGCTCGCAACGCTGGTCGTCAACAACATCCGCGGCATCCTGAAGACCGTTGCTGTCAAGGCTCCGGGCTTCGGCGACCGTCGCAAGGCGATGCTGGAAGACATCGCGATCCTGACCGGCGGTCAGGTCATCGCTGAAGAAACCGGCCTGACGCTCGAGAAGGCGACGCTGAACGAACTCGGTCAGGCGAAGCGCATCGAAGTGGGCAAGGAAAACACGACGATCATCGACGGTGCTGGCGAAGCCGTGAACATCGAAGCTCGCGTGAAGCAAGTGCGCAAGCAGATCGAAGAAGCGACCTCGGACTACGACCGTGAAAAGCTGCAAGAGCGCGTGGCCAAGCTGGCCGGCGGCGTTGCGGTGATCAAGGTCGGTGCCGCGACCGAAGTCGAAATGAAGGAAAAGAAGGCACGTGTCGAAGACGCACTGCACGCAACGCGCGCAGCGGTGGAAGAAGGCATCGTGGCTGGCGGCGGCGTTGCGCTGATCCGCGCTCGCCGTGCAATCGACGGCCTGAAGGGTGCAAACCCGGATCAGGACGCCGGTATCAAGATCGTTCTGCGTGCAATGGAAGAGCCGCTGCGCCAGATCGTCACGAACGGCGGCGAAGAAGCCTCCGTCGTGGTGGCGGCTGTTGCTCAGGGTTCGGGCAACTACGGCTACAACGCGGCAACCGGCGAGTACGGTGACCTGGTGGAAGCCGGTGTCGTCGACCCGACGAAGGTGACGCGCACGGCGCTGCAAAACGCGGCATCGGTGGCAGGCCTGCTGCTGACGACCGACGCAGCCGTTGCCGAACTGCCGAAGGAAGATGCTCCGATGCCTGGCGGCATGCCCGGCGGCATGGGCGGCATGGGCATGGACATGTAA
- a CDS encoding hydroxymethylpyrimidine/phosphomethylpyrimidine kinase gives MTGDSPPIVLTFGLSDPTGGSGLQADLLTLASMGCHGATVLTGYAVRDSASCDEVTGLDPDAVATQARMLLEDMPIAAFKIGAATRAELVSAIAEVVSDYDDVPLILAPDFTLDDEHVLSADELRESLADLLVPQTTMLIADHATLLQLAQPDSDAEAPTLDSAISHILAQGCEYVLAMETGTHRHVNTLYSEEGQVRQDMWDRGLHRVMGLTDTLGAAVAALLANGQEPAEAAREAQEYVFQAARAAFRPGMGAYLPDRFFWARSNDADEDADASALPDESAGLPGEARH, from the coding sequence ATGACCGGCGACTCTCCACCGATCGTACTGACTTTCGGCCTCTCGGACCCGACGGGGGGCTCCGGCCTGCAGGCCGATCTGCTCACGCTCGCGAGCATGGGCTGTCACGGCGCCACGGTTCTCACCGGGTACGCGGTGCGCGATTCCGCTTCCTGCGACGAAGTCACGGGCCTCGATCCCGACGCCGTCGCCACGCAGGCGCGCATGTTGCTAGAGGACATGCCGATCGCCGCTTTCAAGATCGGCGCGGCGACGCGCGCGGAACTGGTTTCCGCGATCGCCGAAGTGGTCTCCGACTACGACGACGTCCCGCTGATCCTCGCGCCCGACTTCACGCTCGACGACGAACACGTTCTGTCCGCCGACGAATTGCGCGAATCGCTCGCCGATCTGCTGGTGCCGCAGACGACCATGCTGATCGCGGATCACGCCACGCTGTTGCAGCTCGCGCAGCCGGACAGCGACGCCGAAGCGCCGACGCTCGATTCCGCCATCTCGCACATCCTCGCGCAGGGCTGCGAATATGTGCTCGCGATGGAAACGGGCACGCACCGGCATGTGAACACGCTGTACAGCGAGGAAGGACAAGTGCGGCAGGACATGTGGGACCGCGGGCTTCATCGCGTGATGGGACTCACCGATACGCTCGGGGCGGCGGTCGCCGCGCTGCTCGCGAACGGCCAGGAGCCCGCCGAAGCCGCGCGCGAGGCGCAGGAGTACGTGTTTCAGGCGGCGCGCGCGGCGTTTCGTCCGGGCATGGGCGCGTATCTGCCGGACCGGTTTTTCTGGGCGCGCTCGAACGACGCCGACGAAGACGCCGATGCATCCGCGCTCCCGGACGAATCGGCGGGATTGCCCGGAGAAGCACGGCACTGA
- a CDS encoding site-specific integrase, which translates to MDIVRCSHRADRNGFADGQIGPYVDAFKQYLSQRRYAAKTVATYVLCVTHFAQWAESGPCRRRRIDEALIAEFLDEHLLPCKCAGALHHDRGDHSAALGHLLVVLRAHGVIAVPTVSATPVDEELRRYGKYMEHVRGLAPKTRSIALRIISRLLTARFGEGPVDVAAIKPEHVRRFFAGQATLYSKPANAGPVVAALRGYFRYRASLGDLVHGLIGAVSYPANWSQSSLPKTLTMEEVGRLIGSLGQRGRSMRRADAIVRCALDLGLRSGEIARLSLDDIDWQTGTLVLRHTKGRREDMLPLPATTGEAIAAYLEQERPKTSNRAVFVRHVAPRDQPAGADLVRKTIRQAFARAGLPYTRSHLLRHTMANRLLAGGSSLKEVADVLRHRSLNTTLIYAKLDSRKLAEVALPWPGSAA; encoded by the coding sequence ATGGACATCGTTCGCTGTTCCCACCGTGCTGACAGAAACGGTTTCGCCGACGGGCAGATCGGGCCATACGTTGATGCGTTCAAGCAGTACCTGAGCCAACGCCGGTACGCTGCAAAGACGGTCGCTACTTATGTGCTCTGTGTTACGCACTTCGCCCAATGGGCAGAGTCCGGGCCCTGTCGGCGGCGCCGAATCGATGAGGCGTTGATCGCAGAGTTCCTCGACGAGCATCTCCTACCATGCAAGTGCGCTGGCGCGTTACATCACGATCGGGGTGACCATAGCGCGGCGCTGGGGCATCTGCTCGTGGTCCTGCGCGCTCATGGTGTCATCGCAGTGCCGACGGTCAGCGCAACACCTGTAGACGAGGAACTGCGCCGTTACGGCAAGTATATGGAGCATGTGCGAGGCTTGGCGCCGAAGACGCGGAGCATCGCCCTGCGGATCATCTCACGGTTGCTGACGGCTCGTTTCGGCGAGGGCCCCGTCGACGTCGCCGCGATCAAGCCCGAACACGTTCGGCGTTTCTTCGCAGGGCAAGCGACGCTTTATAGCAAACCGGCGAATGCGGGGCCGGTCGTGGCAGCGCTGCGCGGCTACTTCCGCTACCGCGCCTCGCTCGGCGATCTCGTCCACGGGCTGATCGGGGCGGTGTCCTATCCTGCCAACTGGTCGCAGTCTTCGCTGCCCAAGACGCTGACGATGGAAGAGGTCGGGCGGCTGATTGGTTCGCTCGGCCAACGGGGCCGCTCGATGCGGCGAGCCGACGCCATCGTTCGCTGTGCGCTCGACCTCGGACTGCGCAGCGGCGAGATCGCCCGTCTCAGCCTGGACGATATCGACTGGCAAACCGGTACGCTCGTCCTGCGCCACACCAAGGGGCGCCGCGAGGATATGTTGCCGCTACCCGCCACCACGGGCGAAGCCATCGCGGCCTACCTCGAGCAAGAGCGTCCCAAGACTTCGAATCGGGCCGTCTTCGTCCGCCATGTTGCACCCCGCGACCAGCCCGCCGGTGCCGATCTCGTCCGCAAGACGATCCGCCAGGCCTTTGCGCGCGCCGGCCTTCCCTACACGCGCTCGCATTTGCTGCGCCACACGATGGCCAACCGCCTGCTGGCCGGCGGCTCCTCGCTGAAGGAAGTAGCCGACGTCCTGCGTCACCGCTCGCTGAACACGACCCTGATCTACGCCAAGCTCGACAGCCGTAAGCTGGCCGAGGTCGCGCTGCCGTGGCCGGGGAGTGCAGCATGA
- a CDS encoding tyrosine-type recombinase/integrase, with product MRENPVPKAPSFAALVQQFFTEYLVAQRAVRPRTVACYRDALLLFLDFASRQFGKAPTTMQLADLQPDLILAFLDHLEQDRKNSVRSRNLRLTALRAFLKFAGRRDVASLHDVERALAVPMKRFERPMLHFLTRAEMIAILCPPGESWSSRRDHLLLTMLYNTGARVSEIIGVRVVDVVLEGAACVHLHGKGRKLRSIPLWDATVAEIRRWLRLNPMLRGETALLPNRDGQAMSRSNVAQRLDLAVSRASVEQPSLLKKHVSPHILRHTTAMHLLQAGVPFNVIALWLGHESPTTTHRYVEADLAMKEKALGRLEAPDARIRRYQAPDSLIRFLQTL from the coding sequence ATGCGTGAGAACCCTGTCCCGAAGGCGCCTTCGTTCGCTGCGCTGGTCCAGCAGTTCTTCACCGAGTACCTAGTCGCGCAGCGGGCGGTCCGTCCGCGTACGGTGGCCTGTTATCGGGATGCCTTGCTGCTGTTTCTGGACTTCGCCAGCCGCCAGTTCGGCAAGGCGCCGACCACGATGCAGTTGGCCGACCTCCAACCCGACCTGATCCTGGCCTTCCTTGATCATTTGGAGCAGGATCGGAAGAACTCGGTTCGCAGCCGCAACTTACGGCTCACAGCGCTACGTGCGTTCCTGAAGTTCGCCGGTCGCCGTGACGTCGCTTCTTTGCACGATGTCGAGCGCGCACTGGCGGTGCCGATGAAGCGCTTCGAGCGGCCGATGCTCCACTTCCTCACGCGTGCAGAGATGATCGCCATACTCTGCCCGCCGGGAGAGAGCTGGTCGTCGCGACGCGACCACCTGCTGCTGACGATGCTCTACAACACGGGGGCGCGTGTCTCCGAGATCATCGGCGTGCGCGTTGTCGATGTGGTCCTCGAAGGTGCAGCGTGCGTGCACCTGCACGGCAAGGGACGCAAGCTGCGATCGATCCCCCTGTGGGACGCCACCGTCGCCGAGATTCGCCGCTGGTTGCGATTGAATCCAATGCTGCGAGGTGAAACTGCCTTACTGCCCAACCGGGATGGGCAGGCGATGTCGAGATCCAACGTCGCGCAACGCCTGGATCTTGCCGTAAGCCGCGCGAGCGTTGAGCAACCCAGCCTCCTCAAGAAGCACGTTTCACCGCACATCTTGAGACATACAACTGCGATGCACCTGTTGCAGGCAGGCGTTCCGTTCAACGTTATCGCCTTGTGGCTCGGTCACGAGAGCCCGACGACAACCCATCGCTATGTCGAAGCTGATCTCGCAATGAAGGAGAAAGCGCTCGGTCGACTGGAAGCGCCTGACGCCAGGATTCGCCGATATCAAGCACCGGACTCGTTGATTCGATTCCTGCAGACGCTATAA
- a CDS encoding IS3 family transposase (programmed frameshift) — protein MESEGKARKPTGTRYSDEVRERAVRMVFEHQHEYQTQGAAIRSIASKMGMSRETLRNWIIQAERDRGQRAGATTSELARLKELERENRELRTANEILRKASALFRAGGARPPIEAMIAFIDEHRDVYGIEPICRLLPIAPSTYYRHAGRRSDPEQWPARARRDIELKALIRAVWDENFGVYGVRKVWRQLLRDGVKVARCTVARLMKVMGLEGVRRGRRIKTTQRDDAVPCPLDRVKRQFRAERPNALWVADFTYCWTWSGFVYVAFVTDVFARRIVGWRVSASMKTDFVLDALNQALHDRQPPPGLIHHSDHGSQYLSIRYTERLVDVGVEPSVGTVGDSYDNALAETINGLYKAEVVHRRSWRTLQDVELATLEWVHWYNYHRLLGPLGYVSPAEAEEVYNRNLVRSARAA, from the exons ATGGAAAGCGAAGGCAAGGCAAGGAAGCCCACAGGGACGCGATATTCGGATGAGGTCCGTGAGCGAGCGGTGCGGATGGTGTTCGAGCACCAACACGAGTATCAAACGCAGGGAGCGGCGATCCGCTCGATCGCCTCGAAGATGGGGATGTCGCGCGAGACGCTTCGCAACTGGATCATTCAGGCTGAGCGTGACCGTGGCCAACGAGCGGGCGCGACAACTTCGGAGCTGGCGCGTCTGAAGGAATTGGAGCGCGAGAATCGTGAACTGCGCACGGCCAACGAGATCCTGCGCAAGGCCTCTGCAT TATTTCGCGCAGGCGGAGCTCGACCGCCGATCGAAGCCATGATCGCGTTCATCGACGAGCATCGCGACGTCTACGGTATCGAGCCGATCTGCCGCCTGCTGCCGATCGCGCCGTCGACGTATTACCGCCACGCCGGGCGGCGCAGCGATCCGGAGCAATGGCCAGCACGAGCGCGTCGCGATATTGAACTGAAGGCCCTTATCCGGGCGGTCTGGGACGAGAACTTCGGCGTGTATGGAGTGCGCAAGGTCTGGCGCCAGTTGTTGCGCGATGGCGTAAAGGTGGCCCGCTGCACGGTTGCGCGCCTGATGAAGGTGATGGGCCTCGAAGGTGTGCGGCGTGGGCGCCGGATCAAGACGACGCAGCGCGACGATGCGGTGCCGTGCCCGCTGGACCGGGTCAAACGTCAGTTCCGGGCCGAGCGGCCTAACGCGCTGTGGGTCGCAGATTTTACCTACTGTTGGACATGGTCGGGCTTTGTCTATGTGGCCTTCGTGACCGATGTGTTTGCGCGCCGTATCGTCGGCTGGCGCGTGTCGGCATCGATGAAGACTGACTTCGTGCTGGATGCGCTGAACCAGGCGTTACACGACCGCCAGCCACCGCCCGGGCTCATTCATCATAGCGATCACGGGTCGCAATATCTCAGCATTCGGTACACCGAACGTTTGGTGGACGTGGGCGTTGAGCCATCAGTCGGAACTGTCGGTGACTCTTACGACAACGCTCTGGCCGAAACGATCAACGGCTTGTATAAGGCCGAAGTCGTGCATCGGCGTTCATGGCGTACGCTCCAGGATGTCGAACTCGCCACGCTCGAGTGGGTGCACTGGTACAACTACCATCGGTTGCTCGGCCCGCTCGGGTACGTATCGCCTGCGGAAGCAGAGGAAGTCTACAATCGGAATCTGGTGCGCTCCGCTCGCGCGGCGTAG
- a CDS encoding tyrosine-type recombinase/integrase, which produces MSAPTSVQARVEQFLVERRQLGFSDDGYVLRSFARHVHATGHRGALTVELMTAWARSDRTGCNDPRTWARRLKKLRTFLRWLQQFEPRTEVPDDSIFGRLPERQAPHIFSEEEIVDLLARARRLGPSPGIRGAVYETLFGLIAATGLRIGEALSLRNGDIDLKDGMLTIRRTKFGKSRQVPMHPSTVDALRRYRWVRDIAEGPPIEDSPFFVGTRGRRRGLPLGDRQVHRVFRDLRQQLGWGNRGAHHAPRIHDLRHTFVVRRIVQWQAQGVDIDQAMLSLSTYVGHTMVTNTYWYLSAVPELMALAAGRFESFTVRREVQNA; this is translated from the coding sequence ATGAGCGCGCCAACTTCTGTGCAAGCACGCGTCGAACAGTTTCTGGTCGAACGTCGCCAACTGGGGTTCTCCGATGATGGCTACGTCTTACGCAGCTTCGCGCGCCATGTCCACGCTACCGGTCATCGCGGCGCCTTGACGGTGGAACTCATGACTGCCTGGGCCCGAAGCGACCGCACCGGCTGCAATGACCCGCGGACCTGGGCGCGGCGGCTGAAGAAGTTGCGCACGTTCCTGCGTTGGCTGCAGCAGTTCGAGCCGCGCACTGAGGTGCCCGACGATTCGATCTTCGGACGACTGCCCGAGCGGCAAGCGCCACACATCTTCAGCGAGGAGGAGATCGTCGATCTCCTTGCTCGCGCGCGCCGACTCGGGCCTTCGCCGGGGATACGCGGCGCCGTCTATGAAACGCTGTTCGGATTGATCGCCGCCACGGGGCTGCGGATTGGCGAGGCGCTGTCGCTGCGCAACGGCGACATTGATCTCAAGGACGGGATGCTGACCATTCGCCGGACCAAGTTCGGAAAGTCGCGCCAGGTCCCCATGCATCCGAGCACCGTAGATGCCTTGCGTCGGTATCGCTGGGTACGTGACATAGCCGAGGGGCCGCCGATCGAGGATAGCCCATTCTTCGTCGGCACCCGCGGTCGACGACGAGGTCTGCCACTTGGCGATCGTCAGGTGCACCGCGTCTTCCGCGACCTGCGCCAGCAACTGGGCTGGGGCAACCGCGGTGCACACCATGCCCCACGCATCCATGACCTGCGGCACACCTTCGTCGTGCGCCGCATCGTGCAGTGGCAAGCCCAAGGCGTGGACATCGATCAGGCCATGCTGTCGCTGTCGACCTACGTCGGACATACGATGGTAACCAACACCTACTGGTACCTCTCGGCGGTGCCCGAGCTGATGGCGCTGGCCGCCGGACGTTTCGAGTCGTTCACGGTCAGGCGGGAGGTGCAAAATGCGTGA
- a CDS encoding DUF72 domain-containing protein produces MPYRLPHLHKPGPQGAIRIGCAGWALSSSVAASFPDEGTHLERYARVLTCVEINSSFYKPHREQTYEKWAQSVPDSFRFSVKVPKAITHDARLVDTETLIDDFLRAAGQLGDKLGCWLVQLPPSLAFDHTVADVFFKALRERTKLPVACEARHPSWFTVQAAALLKAHRVAFVDADPIPDDCEIKHRADTSLVYVRLHGSPELYKSSYDYTYLDDLARTLQGRAKKTPEVWCIFDNTTLGHAQPNALHLMERLHLHHRRA; encoded by the coding sequence ATGCCGTATCGATTGCCCCATCTGCACAAGCCCGGCCCGCAAGGCGCGATCCGCATTGGCTGCGCGGGCTGGGCGCTGTCGAGTTCGGTCGCGGCGAGCTTCCCCGACGAAGGCACCCATCTGGAGCGGTACGCGCGCGTGCTGACCTGCGTCGAGATCAACTCCAGCTTCTACAAGCCGCATCGCGAACAAACCTACGAGAAATGGGCGCAGAGCGTGCCGGACTCGTTTCGCTTCTCGGTGAAAGTGCCCAAGGCGATCACCCATGACGCGCGCCTCGTCGATACCGAAACGCTCATCGACGACTTCCTGCGCGCGGCCGGCCAGCTAGGCGACAAGCTCGGCTGCTGGCTCGTGCAACTGCCGCCGAGCCTCGCGTTCGATCACACCGTCGCCGATGTGTTCTTCAAGGCGCTGCGCGAGCGCACTAAGCTGCCGGTGGCGTGCGAAGCGCGGCATCCGAGCTGGTTCACCGTGCAGGCGGCGGCGTTGCTGAAGGCGCACCGCGTCGCGTTCGTGGACGCCGATCCGATTCCCGACGACTGCGAGATCAAACATCGGGCGGATACATCGCTCGTCTACGTGCGGCTTCACGGCTCGCCCGAGCTCTACAAGTCGTCCTACGACTACACCTATCTCGACGATCTCGCGCGCACGCTGCAGGGCCGCGCGAAGAAGACGCCGGAAGTCTGGTGCATCTTCGACAACACGACGCTCGGCCACGCGCAGCCCAACGCGCTGCATCTGATGGAGCGGCTGCATCTTCATCATCGGCGGGCGTAG